In the Fibrobacter succinogenes genome, TTGAGTACTATCCGCATAATTCAAATTTTCCGCCATCCAAGTTTGATCTCCAATTTTCACTATCCTATAAGTTTGTCCGTCACGAGCATCCGTCAATGAACCATATTCACAATTATCTTCTGTTGCAGTCTTACAAACGGGCAAAGAAGATTGAGTTTGAGGTTCAATTTCATTTTTGACGCAACGGACATACTTACCGCAATCCTTGAACGAACTTGTAATAGCCACCATATTATACGTATGAGCGAGGGCGCCATTATTCCCTTGATATTGTTCAGCAGTCCAAAAATCAGATGACATTCTGCCATAAGAATAAGTTCCATCTCTGTATCTATCACCAGCATAAATCACAGAAAAGCCATATTCATCAGCATACTCTCCATAATCCCATCCAATCTGCGATTTAAGCAAATCACCATAATGATTTTTTTCACCAATCGAAGCAAGCAAAATACTCCACTCCGTTGTATCCGGCAAATGATACCCATCAGGACAAATCCCCTGCAATTGATAAGGAAGCGTACACTGCTTAAACATGCCACATTCTTGCGGTGCGTCAGCCTTAGTATCGTTCGACGCAAGCTTTACAGAATCAATCGCGGCAGTCCACGAATACAAACGCCCCACAACTTTACACTTTTGGGGATCATCTTCATAGCACCAATTATTACCCAAAAGACTCGGCGTTTGAGTACTATCCGCATAGTTCAAATTCTCCGCCATCCATGTCTGGTTTCCAATTTTCACAGTTTTGTAAACATTTCCATCGCGAGCATCAACAATAGAATCATACTTTACACTTTGATTCAAATAAGCTTCTTTGGAAAGGCTCCAGTCAAAGCCGCTACTACTGGATTTTTTTTCACTGCTAGACGATGAACGGGGATTCTCGACCGAGTCGGGAATGACATCGGAAACATACGCCTCGAACGCCGGGACTTCAGCGGTATAGCCCCAGCTTTCGATGTTCTTGCGAATAGAGTCGAGCGTTCCATTTGCAGTAGCAACCGACGCCCAGTTCGCCATTCGCGTTTTTACGCTATCATCAAGCGTTCCGTTATTCACAATCGCTGCGGCGGATCGTTGCAAGTGTTCATAAACTTTTGCCTCGTCCGTACTCGCCGCCATCAAAACGCTCACCGCCAAGAGAGCCGCATTACCTTCGCCTTTTTCAAAAATATCTAAGTCTTCGGCTTTTGCAAAATCGCCCTTGATTCCAAACGAAGCAAACACTTCTTTTTCAGCTAGCGCCTTCGCTTCGTCCAAAGACATTTTCCGTTCCAAGACCAAACGCGCAACACGTGAGTATTCCAAACTTGTAAGCACATTGACATTCACGTTTTTGCGCTCTTTGAGATTTGCAATCGCTGTAAGCCTTACAAATCCCGAGGACTTTTGTCCGCTAACTTCGTTGAGATAATAACCAGCTACTTCGAAAACAGCGCACGGCGAAGACAAGTTTATATTCTTGACTTCAAAATCGCCCTTGTCGCTATTGACAACACCATCGAAGCGCTCGCCTGTCGACTTGAACGTTTTGCAGTCGATTCCCCGCACTGTCACCTCAGAACCTTTGACAAGCGGGCCCTTCTGCGCCACGCCAGCCACATTCAAATCGGCGATGATTCCCGCATCTTCCGTAGTGCCGCCAGCAGTTTTATCGCCATCGGAACAAGCACAAAGCATAATCGCTACGAAAAACGCTAAAAAAGCATTCAGATGACGGATCAAGTCCGCCATGACGTATTTATGCAGTTTATTCCATTTCATACGCATTTCCATCTAATGACCATTGACCAACCACTACTTACTAATTCTTTAAGCAACGGATTGAAAACCCGCTATCCTTGAAGTCGCCCGTGTAACCGGTACCACCATAAAAGATTCTGAACGAATAACCCAACTGTTTGTCACGCGTATTCTCAGTAATGCTCCAGAAAAAGGCAGTCCGATTATCAGGAGCGAATTCTGAAAAATCATAATCACGATACTTATCCCCAACAGGATACGCTGAAAATCCATAATCATCGGTGCCGTTAGCTTCTTCAAACCAGCCGACACGAGAAGCGAGCTTATAGCCAGCCACACTCGCATCATTCGAAACTTGGAAAATCAACGTACGCCATTCCGTCGTATCGGGCAAATGCCAACCTTCAGGGCAAATGCCTTGATACTTCGCGGGGAAACTACAATTCGTTAGGTATCCACAGAATTGCGGATTTTCGGCATCGTTTGCGAGCTTTATAGAATCAACCGCAGCAGCCCAAGTATAAAGTCGTCCACCAAATTCACAATTTTCAGGTTTATCGCCGTAGCACCAGTTTCTCTTCAAAAGGCTCGGGGTATTTACACTATCAGCATAATTCAAGTTCTGCGCCATCCAAATTTGAGTGCCGATTTTGACAGTCTTGTAAACTTGTCCGTCTCGTTTATCAACAATAGAATCATATTTAATGTTCGGATTCAAGTGATCTTCTTTAGGAATGCTCCAATTAATGTCACGTGGAGACACATACGCTTCATCGCTGCTACTGCTGTTCAATACAGCATTATTCGAAGAGCTCGACAACGACACCGCAGCAGGCTCATCCCTAACGCAACGGACAGAAAGACCATTGTCCTTAAAGCCACAGGAAAACCAAACAGAAGCATAAGAGAAATCTGCGGAACAAGAAGAACGATCATCTTTCGATTCTTCAGAAGCTGTCCAAAAATGAACATCTCGACTATCTTCAAAGAAAAATCGATCTCGATACTTTTCGCCAGCAGGGAAGGCTGAAAAGCCAAAATCATCAGTACCAGAATCTTCATACAT is a window encoding:
- a CDS encoding fibrobacter succinogenes major paralogous domain-containing protein — encoded protein: MKWNKLHKYVMADLIRHLNAFLAFFVAIMLCACSDGDKTAGGTTEDAGIIADLNVAGVAQKGPLVKGSEVTVRGIDCKTFKSTGERFDGVVNSDKGDFEVKNINLSSPCAVFEVAGYYLNEVSGQKSSGFVRLTAIANLKERKNVNVNVLTSLEYSRVARLVLERKMSLDEAKALAEKEVFASFGIKGDFAKAEDLDIFEKGEGNAALLAVSVLMAASTDEAKVYEHLQRSAAAIVNNGTLDDSVKTRMANWASVATANGTLDSIRKNIESWGYTAEVPAFEAYVSDVIPDSVENPRSSSSSEKKSSSSGFDWSLSKEAYLNQSVKYDSIVDARDGNVYKTVKIGNQTWMAENLNYADSTQTPSLLGNNWCYEDDPQKCKVVGRLYSWTAAIDSVKLASNDTKADAPQECGMFKQCTLPYQLQGICPDGYHLPDTTEWSILLASIGEKNHYGDLLKSQIGWDYGEYADEYGFSVIYAGDRYRDGTYSYGRMSSDFWTAEQYQGNNGALAHTYNMVAITSSFKDCGKYVRCVKNEIEPQTQSSLPVCKTATEDNCEYGSLTDARDGQTYRIVKIGDQTWMAENLNYADSTQTPSLLNRNWCYGNNPINCKTFGRLYSWTAAIDSVKLSQDLDDPLDCGYGKRCFLWGRVQGICPEGYHLPDTTEWSTLVAAVGGWNNAGKVLKSQVGWPYFKGSDDYGFSALAGGIRDHNKDFEAIDGSTYFWASTEKTSENTAQVYSIHIGNNRINSFVDGYKDNGYSIRCIKD